In Cicer arietinum cultivar CDC Frontier isolate Library 1 chromosome 1, Cicar.CDCFrontier_v2.0, whole genome shotgun sequence, one DNA window encodes the following:
- the LOC101497901 gene encoding phosphoenolpyruvate carboxylase, with protein sequence MTNKMEKMASIDAQLRQLAPAKVSEDDKLIEYDALLLDRFLDILQDLHGEDLKETVQEVYELSAEYERNYDPKKLEELGNLITSLDAGDSIVVAKSFSHMLNLANLAEEVQIAHRRRNKLKKGDFVDENNATTESDIEETLKKLVFKMKKTPQEVFDALKNQTVDLVLTAHPTQSVRRSLLQKHARVRNCLSQLYAKDITPDDKQELDEALQREIQAAFRTDEIKRTPXXXXXXXXXGMSYFHETIWKGVPIFLRRVDTALKNIGINERVPYNAPLIQFSSWMGGDRDGNPRVTPEVTRDVCLLARMMAANLYYSQIEDLMFELSMWRCNDELRVRAEALHSHSKKDEVAKHYIEFWKKIPLNEPYRVILGDVRDKLYRTRERSRYLLAHGYSDIPEEATFTNVDEFLEPLELCYRSLCACGDRAIADGSLLDFLRQVSTFGLSLVRLDIRQESDRHTDVMDAITKHLGIGSYQEWSEEKRQEWLLSELSGKRPLFGPDLPQTEEIQDVLETFRVIAELPSDNFGAYIISMATAPSDVLAVELLQRECHIKNPLRVVPLFEKLDDLEAAPAALARLFSVEWYRNRIDGKQEVMIGYSDSGKDAGRFSAAWQLYKAQEELRNVAQKFGIKLTMFHGRGGTVGRGGGPTHLAILSQPPDTIHGSLRVTVQGEVIEQSFGEQHLCFRTLQRFTAATLEHGMRPPSSPKPEWRALMDQMAVIATEEYRSIVFKEPRFVEYFRLATPEMEYGRMNIGSRPAKRRPSGGIETLRAIPWIFAWTQTRFHLPVWLGFGAAFKQVIEKDVKNLHMLQEMYNKWPFFRVTIDLVEMVFAKGDPGIAALNDRLLVSQDLWPFGEQLRNKYEETKKLLLQVAAHKEVLEGDPYLKQRLRLRDSYITTLNVFQAYTLKRIRDPNYSVTVRPHISRESVETSKPADELVTLNPTSEFGPGLEDTLILTMKGIAAGMQNTG encoded by the exons ATGACAAACAAAATGGAAAAAATGGCTTCCATTGATGCTCAGCTTAGGCAATTAGCACCAGCAAAAGTGAGTGAAGATGATAAACTTATTGAGTATGATGCTTTGTTGTTGGATCGGTTTCTTGATATTCTTCAGGATTTACATGGAGAGGATCTCAAGGAAACT GTTCAAGAAGTGTATGAGCTTTCTGCCGAGTATGAAAGAAACTATGATCCTAAGAAACTTGAAGAACTTGGAAACTTGATAACAAGTTTAGATGCAGGAGACTCAATTGTTGTTGCAAAGTCCTTTTCACACATGCTTAACTTGGCAAACTTAGCTGAAGAGGTTCAGATTGCTCACCGCCGAAGGAACAAGTTGAAGAAAGGTGATTTTGTGGACGAGAACAATGCAACTACAGAATCGGACATCGAAGAAACTCTCAAGAAACTTGtatttaaaatgaagaaaactCCTCAGGAAGTTTTTGATGCATTGAAGAACCAGACGGTTGATCTGGTTCTTACTGCTCATCCTACTCAGTCCGTTAGGAGATCTTTGCTTCAAAAGCATGCAAG GGTAAGGAACTGTTTATCTCAATTGTATGCAAAAGATATCACTCCTGATGATAAACAGGAGCTTGATGAAGCTCTTCAGAGAGAG ATTCAAGCCGCATTCCGTACAGATGAAATCAAGAGGACACC NNNNNNNNNNNNNNNNNNNNNNNNNNNNGGAATGAGCTACTTCCATGAAACAATTTGGAAGGGTGTTCCTATATTTCTGCGCCGTGTTGATACAGCGTTGAAGAACATAGGGATTAACGAACGTGTTCCCTATAACGCTCCTCTTATTCAGTTTTCTTCTTGGATGGGGGGTGATCGTGATG GTAATCCGAGAGTTACTCCAGAAGTGACAAGGGATGTTTGCCTACTAGCTAGAATGATGGCTGCTAATTTGTATTATTCACAGATTGAAGATCTTATGTTTGAA CTTTCTATGTGGCGTTGCAATGATGAGCTACGTGTTCGTGCAGAAGCACTTCACAGTCATTCCAAGAAAGACGAAGTTGCAAAACATTATATAG aattttggaaaaaaattccTTTAAATGAACCATACCGTGTTATACTTGGTGATGTAAGGGATAAGCTCTACCGTACTCGTGAGCGTTCTCGTTATCTGCTAGCTCATGGATATTCTGATATTCCAGAAGAAGCCACTTTCACCAATGTTGATGAG TTCCTGGAACCTCTTGAACTCTGCTATAGATCACTCTGCGCTTGTGGTGATCGTGCAATAGCCGATGGAAGCCTTCTTGATTTCTTGAGGCAGGTTTCAACTTTTGGACTGTCACTGGTAAGGCTTGATATAAGGCAAGAGTCAGATCGTCACACTGATGTTATGGATGCGATTACCAAACATTTGGGAATTGGATCCTACCAAGAATGGTCTGAAGAGAAAAGACAAGAATGGCTTTTGTCTGAGTTGAGTGGGAAAAGGCCATTGTTTGGTCCCGACCTTCCTCAAACCGAAGAAATTCAAGATGTCTTGGAGACATTTCGTGTCATAGCAGAATTACCATCAGACAACTTTGGAGCCTATATCATATCTATGGCAACTGCACCATCTGATGTGCTTGCGGTCGAACTTCTTCAACGCGAATGCCACATCAAGAATCCGTTAAGAGTTGTACCGTTGTTTGAGAAGCTTGATGATCTTGAGGCTGCTCCTGCTGCGTTGGCTCGGCTGTTCTCAGTAGAATGGTACAGAAACCGGATCGATGGTAAGCAAGAAGTCATGATTGGATATTCGGATTCAGGAAAAGACGCCGGAAGGTTTTCTGCAGCATGGCAGCTATATAAGGCTCAAGAGGAACTCAGAAATGTTGCTCAGAAATTCGGTATTAAGCTAACCATGTTCCACGGTCGTGGTGGAACAGTTGGAAGAGGAGGTGGACCTACTCATCTTGCTATCTTGTCTCAACCTCCAGACACGATTCATGGATCGCTTCGTGTGACGGTTCAAGGTGAAGTTATTGAACAGTCATTTGGAGAGCAGCACTTGTGCTTTAGAACGCTGCAACGTTTCACTGCTGCCACTCTAGAACATGGAATGCGTCCCCCAAGTTCTCCAAAACCAGAATGGCGTGCCTTGATGGATCAAATGGCTGTCATTGCTACCGAAGAATACCGTTCAATAGTGTTCAAGGAGCCGCGTTTTGTTGAGTATTTCCGCCTG GCTACACCAGAGATGGAGTATGGAAGGATGAACATTGGAAGCCGACCGGCAAAGAGAAGGCCTAGTGGAGGAATCGAAACACTGCGTGCGATACCGTGGATCTTTGCATGGACACAAACAAGGTTTCATCTTCCAGTATGGCTAGGATTTGGAGCAGCATTTAAACAAGTTATTGAGAAGGATGTTAAGAATCTTCATATGCTGCAAGAGATGTACAATAAATGGCCTTTCTTTAGGGTCACAATTGATTTAGTTGAAATGGTGTTTGCCAAAGGAGACCCTGGAATTGCAGCTTTGAATGATAGGCTCCTAGTTTCACAGGATCTGTGGCCATTTGGTGAGCAGTTGAGGAACAAATATGAAGAAACTAAGAAACTCCTACTTCAG GTGGCTGCACACAAGGAAGTTCTTGAAGGAGACCCTTACTTGAAGCAAAGACTCAGGCTTCGTGATTCGTACATCACAACTCTCAACGTTTTCCAAGCTTACACATTGAAAAGGATCCGCGATCCAAACTACAGCGTGACGGTGCGCCCTCACATTTCAAGAGAGTCCGTGGAAACAAGTAAACCAGCCGATGAACTTGTAACACTGAATCCAACAAGTGAATTTGGTCCTGGATTGGAAGACACACTCATTCTTACCATGAAGGGTATTGCTGCTGGAATGCAGAACACTGGTTAa
- the LOC101498221 gene encoding alpha-1,2-mannosyltransferase ALG9 — MEISQAVRKRRSQPSDPPASSSSYSKLDKASKSDGGDDKGLNWALPFFALGLLRYMSATSNIIHDCDEVFNYWEPLHFLLYKTGFQTWEYSSQFALRSYLYLLFHEIVARPASWLFVDEKVKVFYAVRFFLGLLSVVTETVLVVALSRKYGKRLASYSLAMLCLTSGCFFASTSLLPSSFSMYAISLASGLFLLDKHAAAVAVSAIGVILGWPFSILAFLPVTLYSLYIKFKQAFIAGAVTSVLLLAWSVVTDYNYYGRWTSSVLNLLIYNVAGGGESHLYGTEGPLYYLKNGFNNFNVCFVLAMLFLAILPIAKKKYAPDLLIVISPLYIWLGFMSLQPHKEERFLYPIYPLICLAASAVIESFPDLFRNKYDSFDTSILVKIAKFLRPVVLSLILYASHARTFSLIHGYSAPIEIYKILEHHDDVGNGSVLCVGSEWHRYPSSFFIPDFVGQVRWIDDGFGGLLPFQFNSTLGGTAAAPPYFNNKNMASEEQYLHDIDACTFLVELQLKRPYLTRGSDLSTWEAIAALPYLDRELSPALYRSFFIPYLWQEKNVFGMYKLLRRIPK; from the exons aTGGAGATATCTCAGGCTGTAAGGAAGAGACGCTCTCAACCGTCGGATCCACCTGCATCATCTTCTTCTTACTCCAAGCTCGACAAAGCGTCCAAATCTGACGGCGGAGATGACAAAGGGTTAAATTGGGCATTACCATTTTTCGCTTTGGGATTGTTGAGGTATATGAGTGCTACCTCTAATATCATTCATGATTGTGATGAGGTTTTCAATTATTGGGAACCGCTTCATTTTCTTCTCTACAAAACTGGTTTCCAAACATGGGAATATAG TTCCCAGTTTGCTCTTCGGTCGTATTTGTACcttttatttcatgaaatagTGGCTCGACCAGCTTCATGGTTGTTTGTTGATGAAAAA GTGAAAGTATTCTATGCTGTGAGATTTTTTCTTGGTCTTCTCTCTGTTGTCACGGAGACCGTTCTTGTGGTAGCTCTTTCTAGAAAGTATGGAAAACGACTTGCTTCTTATTCACTTGCTATGCTGTGTTTAACCAGCGGATGTTTCTTTGCTAGCACAA GTTTGCTGCCAAGTTCGTTTTCCATGTACGCAATCTCTCTTGCATCGGGTTTATTTCTTCTTGATAAACATGCTGCAGCAGTTGCTGTTTCTGCTATTGGTGTGATACTTGGTTGGCCATTCTCAATCTTGGCTTTCCTTCCAGTGACACtttattctttatatataaaattcaaacaGGCATTTATTGCTGGGGCTGTCACATCAGTACTTCTTCTT GCATGGTCAGTAGTTACTGACTATAACTATTATGGAAGATGGACTTCATCTGTCTTGAATCTTCTCATATACAACGTAGCTGGAGGCGGTGAAAGTCATCTGTATGGGACTGAAGGACCTCTTTATTATTTGAAGAATGGATTTAACAACTTCAACGTTTGTTTTGTTCTTGCTATGCTGTTCTTGGCAATTTTGCCTATTGCTAAGAAGAAATATGCGCCAGACCTACTGATTGTTATATCTCCTTTATACATTTGGCTCGGTTTTATGTCATTGCAGCCACATAAAGAAGAAAG GTTCCTTTATCCAATATATCCACTTATTTGTCTTGCTGCTTCTGCTGTCATTGAGAGCTTCCCTGATCTTTTCCGTAACAAGTATGATTCATTTGACACTTCTATACTAGTGAAG ATAGCCAAATTTCTAAGGCCGGTGGTTCTTAGCCTTATACTATATGCCTCTCATGCTCGTACATTTTCTCTGATTCATGGTTACTCGGCTCCAATAGAGATTTATAAGATTTTAGAGCACCACGACGATGTAGGAAATG GTTCTGTACTTTGTGTCGGAAGTGAATGGCATCGCTACCCATCATCATTTTTCATCCCTGATTTTGTTGGACAAGTTCGATGGATTGATGATGGTTTCGGAGGCCTTCTTCCCTTCCAATTTAATTCTACCCTAGGTGGGACTGCTGCAGCGCCACCATATTTTAACAACAAGAATATGGCATCAGAAGAGCAATAT CTCCATGATATCGATGCCTGCACTTTTCTTGTTGAGCTGCAGCTAAAGCGGCCTTACCTGACACGTGGAAGCGACTTGTCAACATGGGAG